One Myxococcales bacterium genomic region harbors:
- a CDS encoding DMT family transporter — protein sequence MTRSTLAKPKADLATHAALFVVQVAFASQSVEAKVAMMPRASGGEAIPPVAIAMARMLAGALFFQVFVNTVAKPKEPREALTPRDHAKLFALSLLGITANQAIFLLGLGKTTPFAAALLSATIPVCTSLLAALFGVERLRARTVMGFSLAVAGVLVLTGVRTVDRGALLIAVNSLLYSGYLVAGKSTISRLGALRVVTWAFTWGALSFLPIGLVPLVHAVPELTARGWGLVIYILLMPTIVAYALNAWALGRSNPTLVTVYIYLQPLIAAALSYVQLGIVPTGTMGASSVLILAGVAVVALRR from the coding sequence ATGACGAGGTCCACCCTGGCGAAGCCCAAGGCCGACCTCGCGACCCACGCCGCGCTCTTCGTCGTTCAGGTGGCGTTCGCGTCCCAGTCGGTCGAGGCGAAGGTGGCGATGATGCCGCGCGCGTCGGGCGGCGAGGCGATCCCTCCCGTGGCCATCGCCATGGCCCGCATGCTCGCGGGAGCCCTATTTTTTCAGGTGTTCGTGAACACCGTGGCGAAGCCGAAGGAGCCCCGCGAGGCGCTCACCCCGCGCGATCACGCGAAGCTCTTCGCGCTCAGCTTGCTCGGCATCACGGCGAACCAGGCCATCTTCTTGCTCGGCCTCGGGAAGACCACGCCCTTCGCGGCCGCGCTGCTCTCGGCCACGATCCCCGTGTGCACGTCGCTCTTGGCGGCTCTCTTCGGGGTGGAGCGGCTCCGGGCGCGCACGGTGATGGGGTTCTCGCTCGCCGTCGCGGGGGTGCTCGTGCTCACCGGCGTACGCACGGTCGATCGGGGGGCGCTGCTCATCGCCGTGAACTCGCTGCTCTATTCGGGCTACCTCGTCGCGGGGAAGTCGACGATTTCACGGCTCGGCGCGCTCCGCGTCGTGACGTGGGCGTTCACGTGGGGGGCGCTCTCGTTCCTCCCGATCGGGCTCGTCCCGCTCGTGCACGCGGTGCCGGAGCTCACGGCGCGCGGGTGGGGCCTCGTGATCTACATCTTGCTCATGCCGACGATCGTCGCGTACGCGCTGAACGCGTGGGCGCTCGGGCGCTCGAACCCGACGCTCGTCACCGTGTACATCTACCTGCAGCCGCTCATCGCCGCGGCGCTCTCGTACGTGCAGCTCGGGATCGTGCCCACGGGCACCATGGGCGCGTCGAGCGTGCTTATTTTGGCCGGCGTGGCCGTGGTGGCGCTCCGGAGGTAG
- the ccsA gene encoding cytochrome c biogenesis protein CcsA: MWQSFPLFGSSLLLAVMLAAAYTFAVAVGAHQKGTVRALQSARFGAYGTVALIAVAVVCLAYAFVSHDFRLRYVAHYSDRGMPTIFLFTALWGGQDGSLLWWLFLLSLYIGACLFSMGKKHLELQPTIIATLMGVVIFFCVLMAFAANPFSTSVAGARNDGEGLNPLLQNFYMIIHPPSLYVGFVGCTIPFAFAVAALVTGRLSDEWIKASRKFTLFAWLFLGIGNTLGMLWAYEELGWGGYWAWDPVENAAFMPFLVISAFVHSVMIQERRGMLKVWNVFLICFTFFMTIFGTFLTRSGSIASVHSFAQSSIGIYFVYFLVLVAAFCFTLILYRWPELRDLPPTPALRKAAILTGWSMLVLLTVSYLVATKVGGPALPTDAASTLGPEGMASYNLKRTLIKVVVFSLLAGGAVYAALELVFRRLTTHLKLVSTLPRFESIWSREFTFMLNNWGLLSFMLFVLAATTFPMVSEALWNEKVTVGPPYYNAWVQPIGLVIFFLMGVGTLFGWKKTSPELLKKNFLRPTAITAVFAVLHLAFGKALGYPAIVWSEAIYGGALGQALRAFNAVTPLIGIGLSVFNAAVIVQEFVFLYAARAKTKADDTPKILYYLGLLPGFVYSMVTLPPTSRRRYGGYIVHMGIVLMFIGFTGKSWTVDQEASLGPGQSLEVGRLKLEYKGPRMEVDTEKRMVFADIRVTEGGKDRGMLTPAKFIYKKMPESPTTEVAMLHSIRDDLYVVVGTINPQTKLASLQVHINPLVGWIWLGALVLIFGSIVCMWPELQEEESRVWRVTRGAAAITASILMGVLIALMPTQAFAQGTSSSLHSGTVKIENPKEKEIFSALRCMCGTCARDLLSTCACGEAEETRERLREKIASGLTKDQIVAEYSAQYGTASLAIPPNTGAMQSIYVVPLTVIAGGAVGLGMALKKWRGQASEPKAKPGKAKKATREDTYDARLDAELKDLDDA; encoded by the coding sequence ATGTGGCAATCGTTCCCTCTCTTCGGTAGCTCGCTCCTCCTCGCCGTCATGCTGGCGGCCGCGTACACGTTCGCGGTCGCCGTGGGTGCCCACCAGAAGGGCACGGTGCGCGCGCTCCAATCGGCTCGCTTCGGCGCGTACGGCACCGTGGCGCTCATCGCGGTCGCCGTGGTGTGCCTCGCCTACGCCTTCGTGAGCCACGATTTCCGCCTCCGGTACGTCGCGCACTACTCGGACCGCGGCATGCCCACCATCTTTCTTTTCACCGCGCTCTGGGGTGGCCAAGACGGCTCGCTCCTCTGGTGGCTGTTCCTCCTCAGCCTCTACATCGGCGCGTGCCTCTTCTCGATGGGCAAAAAGCACCTCGAGCTCCAGCCGACCATCATCGCCACGCTGATGGGCGTCGTCATTTTCTTCTGCGTGCTCATGGCCTTCGCAGCCAACCCGTTCTCGACGAGCGTGGCAGGTGCTCGCAACGACGGAGAGGGTCTAAACCCACTCCTCCAGAACTTCTACATGATCATCCACCCGCCGAGCCTCTACGTGGGCTTCGTCGGGTGCACGATCCCGTTCGCGTTCGCCGTCGCCGCGCTCGTCACGGGGCGCCTCTCCGACGAGTGGATCAAGGCCTCGCGCAAGTTCACGCTCTTCGCGTGGCTCTTCCTCGGCATCGGCAACACGCTCGGCATGCTCTGGGCCTACGAAGAGCTCGGCTGGGGCGGTTACTGGGCGTGGGACCCGGTCGAGAACGCGGCGTTCATGCCGTTCCTCGTCATCAGCGCGTTCGTCCACTCGGTCATGATCCAAGAGCGCCGAGGCATGCTCAAGGTGTGGAACGTCTTCCTCATCTGCTTCACGTTCTTCATGACGATCTTCGGCACGTTCCTCACGCGCTCGGGGTCGATCGCGAGCGTGCACTCGTTCGCGCAGTCGTCGATCGGCATCTACTTCGTCTACTTCCTCGTCCTCGTCGCGGCGTTCTGCTTCACGCTGATCCTCTACCGCTGGCCCGAGCTCCGCGATCTGCCTCCCACGCCTGCGCTTCGTAAAGCCGCGATCCTCACGGGCTGGTCGATGCTCGTGCTGCTCACCGTGTCGTACCTCGTCGCCACCAAGGTGGGCGGTCCCGCGCTCCCGACCGACGCGGCCTCCACGCTCGGGCCCGAGGGCATGGCCTCGTACAACCTGAAGCGCACGCTCATCAAGGTCGTGGTCTTCTCGCTGCTCGCAGGCGGCGCGGTCTACGCGGCGCTCGAGCTCGTATTCCGCAGGCTCACGACGCACCTCAAGCTCGTCTCCACGCTCCCGCGCTTCGAGTCGATCTGGTCGCGCGAGTTCACCTTCATGCTGAACAACTGGGGCCTCTTGAGCTTCATGCTGTTCGTGCTCGCGGCCACCACGTTCCCGATGGTGAGCGAGGCCCTCTGGAACGAGAAGGTCACCGTCGGCCCGCCCTACTACAACGCCTGGGTGCAGCCGATCGGGCTCGTGATCTTCTTCCTCATGGGCGTCGGCACGCTCTTCGGCTGGAAGAAGACGAGCCCCGAGCTCCTCAAGAAGAACTTCCTCCGCCCCACGGCGATCACGGCCGTGTTCGCCGTGCTCCACCTCGCGTTCGGCAAGGCCCTCGGCTACCCCGCCATCGTGTGGAGCGAGGCCATCTACGGCGGCGCGCTCGGCCAGGCCCTCCGCGCGTTCAACGCGGTCACGCCGCTCATCGGCATCGGCCTCTCGGTCTTCAACGCCGCGGTCATCGTGCAAGAGTTCGTGTTCTTGTACGCGGCCCGCGCGAAGACCAAGGCCGACGACACCCCGAAGATCCTCTACTACCTCGGCCTCCTCCCCGGCTTTGTCTACTCGATGGTCACGCTCCCGCCGACCTCGCGCCGGCGCTACGGCGGCTACATCGTGCACATGGGCATCGTGCTCATGTTCATCGGCTTCACCGGCAAGTCGTGGACGGTCGACCAAGAGGCCTCGCTCGGCCCCGGGCAGTCCCTCGAGGTCGGCCGCTTGAAGCTCGAGTACAAGGGCCCGCGCATGGAGGTCGACACCGAAAAGCGCATGGTTTTCGCGGACATCCGCGTGACCGAGGGCGGCAAAGATCGCGGCATGCTCACACCGGCTAAGTTCATCTACAAGAAGATGCCCGAGTCGCCGACCACCGAGGTCGCGATGCTCCACTCGATCCGGGACGACCTCTACGTCGTCGTGGGCACCATCAACCCACAGACGAAGCTCGCGTCGCTGCAGGTGCACATCAACCCGCTCGTCGGCTGGATCTGGCTCGGGGCGCTCGTGCTCATCTTCGGCAGCATCGTGTGCATGTGGCCCGAGCTCCAGGAAGAGGAGTCGCGCGTGTGGCGCGTCACGCGAGGGGCCGCGGCGATCACGGCGAGCATCCTCATGGGCGTCCTCATCGCGCTCATGCCCACGCAGGCGTTCGCGCAGGGCACCTCGTCGAGCCTCCACTCGGGCACGGTCAAGATCGAGAACCCCAAGGAGAAGGAGATCTTCTCGGCGCTCCGCTGCATGTGCGGCACGTGCGCCCGCGATCTCCTCTCGACGTGCGCGTGCGGTGAAGCCGAAGAGACCCGCGAGCGCCTCCGCGAGAAGATCGCGTCGGGCCTCACGAAGGACCAGATCGTGGCCGAGTACTCGGCCCAGTACGGCACCGCGTCGCTCGCGATCCCGCCCAACACGGGCGCGATGCAGTCGATCTACGTGGTGCCGCTCACGGTCATCGCGGGTGGGGCCGTGGGCCTCGGCATGGCCTTGAAGAAGTGGCGCGGTCAGGCTAGCGAGCCGAAGGCGAAGCCGGGCAAGGCCAAGAAGGCCACGCGGGAAGACACCTATGATGCCCGCCTCGACGCCGAGCTGAAAGACCTCGATGACGCCTGA
- the dnaN gene encoding DNA polymerase III subunit beta → MELVVAKKDLLRLAARMQGVAERKSTMPVLSNVLFSADGTNALRLSATDLYLGLSGSIPAEITKAGSLALPAKELVDRVKMMPDGPISLATQEKTGQTVLKAAGSARRYTLRGMPGQDFPPLPQPAEGAPSLAIEVDVLQELIARTHFSISTDETRAHLNSALFEWDGDVVRMVTTDGHRLSKMEVKVDGRQASATMLIPLKAIHELRRLCDEVLSEGQKGDRPQLTIVQSGSSAFFQAGSMTFSVKLVDAQFPPYSQVIPQSFAKSVKAPRASFADALRAVSVAANERTGGVKIALQQGTMRISSESPESGEGFDELPVDYDGPAIAIGFNAKYFLDVLGALPQDEVTLNLSGELDPAVLRPGDGTKSDRDFLAVIMPMRI, encoded by the coding sequence ATGGAACTCGTCGTCGCCAAGAAAGACCTTTTGAGACTGGCCGCGCGCATGCAGGGCGTGGCCGAGCGCAAGAGCACCATGCCGGTGCTCTCGAACGTGCTCTTCTCGGCCGACGGCACGAACGCGCTCCGCCTCTCGGCGACCGACCTGTACCTCGGGCTGAGCGGCAGCATCCCCGCCGAGATCACGAAGGCCGGCAGCCTGGCGCTCCCCGCGAAAGAGCTCGTCGATCGCGTGAAGATGATGCCCGACGGCCCCATCTCGCTCGCCACCCAAGAGAAGACCGGCCAGACCGTGCTCAAGGCCGCGGGCAGCGCGCGCCGGTACACGCTGCGTGGCATGCCGGGCCAGGATTTCCCGCCTCTCCCGCAGCCGGCCGAAGGTGCGCCGTCGCTCGCGATCGAGGTCGACGTGCTGCAAGAGCTCATCGCGCGGACGCACTTCTCGATCTCGACGGACGAGACCCGCGCGCACCTGAACTCGGCGCTCTTCGAGTGGGACGGGGACGTCGTGCGCATGGTCACGACGGACGGTCATCGCCTCTCGAAGATGGAGGTCAAGGTCGACGGGCGTCAGGCCTCGGCCACGATGCTCATCCCGCTGAAGGCCATCCACGAGCTCCGGCGCTTGTGCGACGAGGTGCTCTCCGAGGGCCAGAAGGGCGATCGCCCCCAGCTCACGATCGTGCAGAGTGGCTCGTCGGCGTTCTTCCAGGCGGGCTCGATGACCTTCAGCGTGAAGCTCGTCGACGCGCAGTTTCCGCCGTATTCGCAGGTCATTCCGCAATCCTTCGCCAAGAGCGTCAAGGCGCCTCGCGCCTCCTTCGCGGACGCCCTCCGCGCCGTCTCGGTCGCGGCCAACGAGCGCACGGGCGGGGTCAAGATCGCGCTCCAGCAGGGCACGATGCGCATCTCGAGCGAGTCCCCCGAGAGCGGCGAGGGCTTCGACGAGCTCCCGGTCGACTACGACGGCCCCGCGATCGCGATCGGCTTCAACGCCAAGTACTTCCTCGACGTGCTCGGCGCGCTCCCCCAGGACGAGGTCACGTTGAACCTCTCCGGCGAGCTCGATCCCGCGGTGCTCCGCCCGGGCGACGGCACGAAGAGCGATCGCGATTTTCTCGCGGTCATCATGCCGATGCGCATCTGA
- the recF gene encoding DNA replication and repair protein RecF (All proteins in this family for which functions are known are DNA-binding proteins that assist the filamentation of RecA onto DNA for the initiation of recombination or recombinational repair.) encodes MTEPSVDEERVAPPLVLEVLSTTDFRNLTKGEHELSPAFNVFSGDNGQGKTNVLEAVYFLATSKSFRTSRLVELPAHGAEIAFVRGRLSEGSHPRLQAVGLKGAARAPRIDGKRPRSLFEYAVRSPVVVFHPGEVGLSMGPSAERRKLLDRVAAYLVPSLLGDLDAYRRSLRSRQKTLEVRGVRAPELHEWEALVARHAVRIQEARGRACEALGPRAEAGFVRIGTPGLALRVSYEPSGPGDEEAFAHALAESRPKDLARGAATVGPHRDELRLALGGHVAKGTASQGQHRAIVLSLKSAEIEVVADARGVRPILLLDDVSSELDAPRTEALFRFLGAHRGQVLLTTTRPELITVGGRDSRKDFRVIEGRVAAV; translated from the coding sequence GTGACCGAGCCGTCCGTGGACGAAGAGCGCGTGGCGCCGCCGCTCGTGCTCGAGGTGCTCTCGACCACCGATTTTCGGAACCTCACGAAGGGAGAGCACGAGCTCTCGCCGGCGTTCAACGTGTTCTCGGGCGACAACGGCCAAGGGAAGACGAACGTGCTCGAGGCCGTGTATTTCCTCGCCACGTCGAAGAGCTTTCGCACGAGCCGCCTCGTGGAGCTTCCCGCGCACGGGGCCGAGATCGCGTTCGTTCGGGGGAGGCTCTCCGAGGGCTCGCACCCGCGCCTGCAGGCCGTGGGGCTGAAGGGCGCCGCGAGGGCGCCGCGCATCGACGGGAAGCGCCCGCGGTCGCTGTTCGAGTACGCCGTGCGGTCTCCGGTGGTCGTGTTCCATCCCGGGGAGGTCGGCCTCTCGATGGGGCCGAGCGCCGAGCGCCGCAAGCTGCTCGATCGGGTGGCCGCGTACCTCGTGCCGAGCCTGCTGGGCGACCTCGACGCGTACCGGCGCTCGCTTCGGTCGCGTCAAAAGACGCTCGAGGTCCGCGGCGTGCGTGCCCCCGAGCTCCACGAGTGGGAGGCGCTCGTCGCGCGGCACGCGGTGCGCATCCAGGAGGCGCGTGGTCGTGCGTGCGAGGCCCTCGGTCCGCGGGCCGAGGCCGGCTTCGTGCGGATCGGCACCCCGGGTCTCGCGCTGCGTGTGAGCTACGAGCCCTCGGGCCCGGGCGACGAAGAGGCGTTCGCCCATGCGCTCGCCGAGTCTCGCCCGAAGGATCTCGCGCGGGGTGCGGCGACGGTCGGCCCTCACCGCGACGAGCTCCGCCTCGCGCTCGGAGGTCACGTCGCCAAGGGCACCGCCTCGCAGGGGCAGCACCGCGCGATCGTGCTCTCCTTGAAGTCCGCCGAGATCGAGGTGGTCGCCGACGCCCGCGGGGTGCGCCCCATTTTGCTCCTCGACGACGTCTCCTCCGAGCTCGACGCGCCGCGCACCGAGGCGCTCTTTCGGTTCCTCGGGGCCCACCGGGGGCAGGTGCTCCTCACGACGACGCGGCCCGAGCTCATCACCGTGGGGGGCCGAGATAGCCGCAAAGACTTTCGTGTGATCGAGGGCCGGGTGGCGGCGGTCTGA
- the gyrB gene encoding DNA topoisomerase (ATP-hydrolyzing) subunit B, giving the protein MSTTDVEPTPSSPPTYGSENITVLEGLEAVRKRPGMYIGDVHDGSGLHHLVWEVVDNSVDEHLAGHCKRLDVTIQADGSITVEDDGRGIPTGMHAKGVSAAEVVMTVLHAGGKFDQSNYKVSAGLHGVGVSAVNAVSEVLKLEIRREGKLHKQEYRRGVPQAPLAVVGDTDTTGTKVTFKPDTEIFSVTEYSYDILASRLRELSFLNAGFTITLTDKRGAGRHETFEYKGGIREFVELLNKAKEPEHEKVVHILASQQADNGHTIEVEVAMQWNKSYVEQVFAYTNNVHNKDGGTHLTGFRGALTRVFNNYGQNANLFKEVKNGLSGEDIREGLTAVISVKVPDPSFDSQTKSKLVSSEVKSIVESVVVDKLGQFFEENPSTARKILEKAVFAAKAREAARKAREIVRKGAMDFTSLSGKLADCQSKDPVVSELYIVEGDSAGGSAKQGRDRKYQAILPLKGKILNVERARLDKMLSSAEIGTLITALGCGIGSPEQGGSFDITKLRYHQIVLMTDADVDGSHIRTLLLTFFYRQMPEIVEKGYLYIAQPPLYRVWKGKKGQYMKDQGMLDRFFLEQGVDGLQIRSTRGQALSGEVLYRFAERLRQFRRGLPKIEKMADPRLVATVLRSTGLGKADLKDRAKVEGMVPTIRKRLEQKFPDIFPLTIAVDWNEERGSATLTIRPRPGSAARTTEIDEALMDTPEYDELYNIEQDVRSIGPAPYFAKVASKKEKAEGEGDEGAGETELEDSEALWDFIDTRGRKGWNLQRYKGLGEMNPEQLWETTLDPNARVMLQVRLDDVVQTDQIFSILMGDQVEPRRDFIEQNALNVKNLDI; this is encoded by the coding sequence ATGAGCACCACGGACGTCGAGCCCACCCCCTCCTCTCCTCCCACGTACGGCAGCGAGAACATCACGGTCCTGGAAGGGCTCGAGGCGGTGCGCAAGCGCCCCGGCATGTACATCGGAGACGTGCACGACGGCTCCGGCCTCCACCACCTCGTGTGGGAGGTCGTCGACAACTCGGTCGACGAGCACCTCGCGGGGCACTGCAAGCGGCTCGACGTGACCATCCAAGCCGACGGCTCGATCACGGTCGAGGACGACGGCCGCGGCATCCCCACGGGCATGCACGCGAAGGGCGTCTCGGCGGCCGAGGTCGTCATGACGGTGCTCCACGCGGGCGGCAAGTTCGACCAGTCGAACTACAAGGTCTCCGCGGGCCTGCACGGCGTGGGTGTGTCCGCCGTGAACGCCGTGAGCGAGGTCTTGAAGCTCGAGATTCGCCGCGAGGGGAAGCTCCACAAACAAGAGTACCGGCGTGGCGTGCCTCAAGCGCCCCTCGCCGTCGTCGGCGACACGGACACGACGGGCACCAAGGTCACCTTCAAGCCCGACACGGAGATCTTCTCGGTCACCGAGTACAGCTACGACATCTTGGCGAGCCGCCTCCGGGAGCTCTCGTTCTTGAACGCTGGCTTCACGATCACCCTCACGGACAAGCGCGGCGCGGGCCGCCACGAGACGTTCGAGTACAAGGGCGGCATCCGTGAGTTCGTCGAGCTCCTGAACAAGGCGAAGGAGCCCGAGCACGAGAAGGTCGTGCACATCCTCGCGTCGCAGCAAGCCGACAACGGCCACACCATCGAGGTGGAGGTCGCGATGCAGTGGAACAAGAGCTACGTGGAGCAGGTCTTCGCGTACACGAACAACGTCCACAACAAGGACGGCGGCACGCACCTCACGGGCTTCCGCGGCGCGCTCACGCGTGTGTTCAACAACTACGGCCAGAACGCGAACCTCTTCAAAGAGGTCAAAAATGGCCTCTCCGGCGAGGACATCCGCGAGGGTCTCACGGCCGTCATCAGCGTCAAGGTGCCCGACCCGTCGTTCGACTCGCAGACCAAGTCGAAGCTCGTCTCGAGCGAGGTGAAGAGCATCGTCGAGAGCGTGGTGGTCGACAAGCTCGGCCAGTTCTTCGAAGAGAACCCGTCGACCGCCCGCAAGATCCTCGAAAAAGCCGTGTTCGCCGCGAAGGCCCGCGAGGCCGCGCGCAAGGCCCGCGAGATCGTCCGCAAGGGCGCCATGGACTTCACGAGCCTCTCGGGCAAGCTCGCCGACTGCCAGTCCAAAGACCCGGTGGTGAGCGAGCTCTACATCGTCGAGGGAGACAGCGCCGGTGGCTCGGCCAAGCAGGGCCGAGACCGCAAATACCAGGCGATTTTGCCGCTCAAGGGCAAGATCCTCAACGTCGAGCGCGCCCGCCTCGACAAGATGCTCTCCTCGGCCGAGATCGGCACGCTCATCACCGCGCTCGGCTGCGGCATCGGCAGCCCCGAGCAGGGCGGCAGCTTCGACATCACGAAGCTCCGCTACCACCAGATCGTGCTCATGACCGACGCCGACGTCGACGGCAGCCACATCCGCACGCTGCTGCTCACGTTCTTCTACCGGCAGATGCCCGAGATCGTGGAGAAGGGGTACTTGTACATTGCACAGCCCCCGCTCTACCGCGTGTGGAAGGGCAAAAAGGGCCAGTACATGAAGGACCAGGGCATGCTCGACCGGTTCTTCCTCGAGCAGGGTGTCGACGGTCTGCAGATCCGTTCGACGCGTGGTCAGGCGCTCTCGGGTGAGGTGCTCTACCGCTTCGCCGAGCGGCTCCGGCAGTTCCGCCGCGGCCTCCCCAAGATCGAGAAAATGGCCGATCCGCGCCTCGTGGCGACGGTGCTCCGGTCGACCGGCCTCGGCAAAGCCGACCTCAAGGATCGCGCCAAGGTCGAGGGCATGGTGCCCACCATCCGCAAGCGCCTCGAGCAGAAATTCCCCGACATTTTCCCGCTCACGATCGCGGTCGACTGGAACGAGGAGCGCGGCTCGGCCACGCTCACGATCCGGCCCCGGCCCGGCTCGGCCGCGCGCACGACCGAGATCGACGAGGCGCTCATGGACACGCCCGAGTACGACGAGCTCTACAACATCGAGCAAGACGTGCGCTCGATCGGGCCTGCGCCGTACTTCGCCAAGGTCGCGAGCAAAAAGGAGAAGGCCGAAGGCGAAGGGGACGAGGGCGCCGGCGAGACCGAGCTCGAGGACTCCGAGGCCCTCTGGGACTTCATCGACACGCGAGGCCGCAAGGGCTGGAACCTCCAGCGCTACAAGGGTCTCGGCGAGATGAACCCCGAGCAGCTCTGGGAGACCACGCTCGATCCGAACGCGCGCGTGATGCTCCAAGTGCGCCTCGACGACGTCGTCCAGACCGACCAGATCTTCAGCATCCTCATGGGCGATCAGGTCGAGCCGAGGCGCGATTTCATCGAGCAGAACGCGCTCAACGTGAAAAACCTCGATATCTGA